A genomic region of Bactrocera dorsalis isolate Fly_Bdor chromosome 3, ASM2337382v1, whole genome shotgun sequence contains the following coding sequences:
- the LOC125777309 gene encoding uncharacterized protein LOC125777309, whose translation MPPVGFQFGDNRFAALAQGPQPKRKKSYQKLQDAFPDLPPIKSDDPKYIVIKSDENTTPLSKVSCFRVYNALLTVSKDINKISELRDGSLLLLVKNNQVAEKFIKTKCLFNIGAVSASYHQHLNCNKGTIYAPFLNDVPESEIIEELSSYEVSAVYKFTRKLFPSKQNKHRMENDLCTTVRA comes from the exons atGCCCCCGGTGGGCTTCCAGTTCGGGGACAACAGGTTTGCTGCGCTGGCCCAAGGTCCCCaaccaaaacgtaaaaaatcgtATCAAAAACTGCAAGATGCCTTTCCTGACTTACCGCCAATAAAAAGTGATGACCCAAAGTATATAGTGATTAAATCCGATGAGAATACTACACCCCTTTCGAAGGTTTCTTGTTTTCGTGTTTACAATGCCTTACTCACCGTGAGCaaagatataaacaaaattagtgaATTACGCGACGGCAGCCTATTACTGCTAGTGAAAAATAACCAAGTAgcagaaaagtttataaaaacgaaatgtctTTTCAATATTGGCGCTGTTAGCGCTAGCTATCATCAACATCTTAATTGTAACAAAGGCACCATTTATGCACCGTTCTTAAACGATGTGCCTGAAAGCGAAATAATAGAAGAACTGAGTTCTTACGAAGTTTCCGCGGTTTATAAGTTCACTCGCAAA TTATTCccttccaaacaaaataaacatcgcATGGAGAATGACCTCTGTACGACCGTACGTGCCTAA